The DNA region CCCGCGGGGGAGCGAGGTCACCGTCGGGCACGTCGCCCCACCGCCACTCGCACCGTGCGCAGACGAACGCCGTCGGCAACCGTACCCCGACACGGGCGCCGCACACCGGGCACGGCCCCGGCAGGGCGTCCTCGACGCCGACGTGCTCGGCCGCGAACTCGGTCACCAGCGTGACGTGCGTCGTGCACAGGGGCACGCCCGTGAGCGCGTCCGCAGCGGGGCCTGCGCAACCCGGCACGCAGCACGACGAGGTGACCATGTCCGGAACGCTAGCCGGACCCACCGACGCGCCCCGGGCCTCCCGTCCGCCCTGCGCACCTGCGCACCCGCGCCGGGCCGGTGCGTACCTGCCGGAAACGGGCGTACCTGGTCGGTCGGAACGACCAGGTACGCCCGTTTCCGCTTCCCCTCGCAACCGCTCTGGGGAGAACCGTGCAGGCCGAGACCCGTCAGTCGGTGAAGATCACGCCGACCGGCTCGCGCTTCTCCTCCTGGAACTGGTCCTCACCGCGCCCGAGCGCCCAGTAGGCCGACAGCGACATCTCGCGCTTCTCGAGCCCCCAGTCGTCCTGCAGCAGCCGACGGATCGCCTTCATCGCGGTCCGCTCGCCGTGTGCGAACACCTGGACCGGCCGGGAGGCACGGGGGAGCGCCCGGGCCGCGTCCAGCAGGAGCGTGCCCGGCTGGGCGCCGGTGGCGTCGCGGTGCAGCCACCGCAGGTCGACCCCCGCCGGGTGCGCGATGTCCTGCTCGTCGGCAGGGCCGGCGACCTCGACCAGGGCGACGCCCGTGGCCGTGTCGGACATCGACTCCAGCGCGGCGCCGATGGCCGGCAGGGCACTGTCGTCGCCGAGCAGGACGTGGGTGACGTCCGGGTCGTCGACGGGCGCGTAGCCGCCGCCGGGACCGGACAGCGCGAGCTTGTCGCCGGGCTGCGCCGCTGCGGCCCAGGGCCCGGCGAGCCCGTCGTCGCCGTGCACGACGAAGTCGACGGCGATCGTCTTCGCCGAGTGGTCGACGGCCCGCACCGTGTACGTGCGGCGGGCCGGTCGGTCCTGCTTCGGCAGCGTCTCGCGCAGTTCCTCGAGGTCGTACGGGGGCTCGAGGCCGAGCGACGGCTTGGCGAGCAGGAGCTTGACGTACTTGTCGGTGGCGGCCAGCTTGTCCGGGTCGGCCGTGCCCACGAAGTCGTCGAAGGCCGGTCCGCCGAGGTGGACGCGCACCATGTGGGGCGACAGTCGCTCGGTGCGGGCGACGACGAAGACGTGCTGGGGGCGTTTGGGCTTGGAGCTCATCGGTACGAGCGTCCTCTCTCCTGCTTGACGTTTGTCGAACTAAGGTTAGCCTTACCTCATGGACACGACCGTCATCCCGTTCTCCGAGCTGCTGCGCAAGCGCACGCGTCGCTCGCACGGTTCCTCGGCCGGGAACGGCTTCATGCACGACCTGCTCGGCGGGAAGTGCGACGTCGCCGACTACGCGGCGTTGCTCGGACAGTACTCGTTCGTCTACGACGCCCTCGAACGTGCGGCCGAGCGGATGACGGACCACCCGGTGGCGGCGCCGTTCGTCACCTCGCAGCTCACCCGGATGCCGGCGATCCGCGCCGACCTCGAGTACCTGATCGGCCCGGACTGGTCCGAGCTGGTCTGCCCGCTCCCCGCCACGACGGCGTACGTGCGGCGGCTCAACGAGGTCGCGGCCGAGTGGCCGGGCGGCTTCGTCGCGCACCACTACACGCGGTACCTCGGTGACCTGTCCGGCGGGCAGATGATCGGTCGGATGCTCTCCGACCAGTTCGGCTTCGACACGAACGGCGTCCTCTTCTACATCTTCGACCAGGTCGCGGACCCGAGTGCCTTCAAGGACACCTACCGCGCGCAGCTCGACGCCGCGCCCTGGACGGCCGACGAGCAGGAGCGGGTGATCGCCGAGGTCGAACTGGCGTACTCGCTCAACAACGGCCTGCTCGAGGGGCTCGACGCCCGGCGTCGTCCGGTGACCGACGGCGCCGGCGACGTGGCGGTGACCGCGTGACCGAGCCGTTCGACGACGAGGCGCGCCGAGCGATCCTCCGGCACATGAACGCCGACCACGCGGTCGACAACCTGGCGATCGTCCGCGCGAACGGGGCCGCGACCGCCGTGGCCGCGACGATGACCGAGATCGACGCGATCGCCGGTGTCTGGCTCGCCCGGCTCGACGACGGCGACGAGGAACAGGTCATCGTGCCCTGGACGTCGCCGCTGACCGACCGCCGTTCGGCGCGGGTGCAGATCGTCGAGGTCCACTCCGCCGCGCAGGCCCAGCTCGCTGAACCGAGCTGAGCCGAACCGAACCGAACCGATCCGATCCGCGCTGATCCGAGTCGATCCGCGCCGACCACAGACCCGCCGGGATCGTGGACCGCGTCGCAACTGCAGGGGTGCTCCCGCCACGCGTCGCGATCCCGGCGTCCCCCCCCCGCAGGCTCGCGCTGCGCGCGTTCGCGTTCCGGGTGCCGTGCCCGCTGGTCCGTCCGGACGGTCGACGTCACGGGTGGCCGCGGGCCGATACGCTGCTCGGAGCCGGGACGGTGTTCCCGGACGACCCCGAAAGGACCCCATGACGGCGATCGACGGATCGGCGCGCCATGAGCGCGCTCGGGACGACGTCAGCGGCGCGGTCGACAGTGACCTGCGCGCCGACGTGCGCTACCTCGGCAACCTGCTCGGCCGGGTGCTGCGCGAGAACGGTGGCGACGAGCTGCTGCGTGACGTGGAGTCACTGCGTGCGGCCGTGATCGACGCCTACGAGGGCGACCACGCCGAGGGTGCTGCCCGTGCGCAGACCCTCGTGTCCGCGATGTCGGCCGAGCGCGCCGAAGCGGTGGCGCAGGCCTTCACGACGTACTTCCACCTCACGAACCTGGCCGAGGAGCACCACCGCGTGCGGGTGCTCCGGCAGCGCGGCGACGACGGCGGCCTGGCCGGCGACTCGTTCCCGGCGACCTACGCGGAACTCGTGGCCGAGGTCGGCGAGGCCGAGGCGGCCGAGCGACTCCGGACGCTGCGGTTCCACCCGGTGCTGACCGCACACCCGACCGAGGCCCGCCGTCGTGCCGTGACCACGGGCGTGCGGCGCATCACGGACCTCATCGACGAGCGCGACCGCGCGAAGAACGCCACCGCGCGTGCCGAGAACGAGCGACGGCTGCTCGAGGAGATCACGACGCTCCTGCGCACCTCGCCGCTCCGCACGACGCGCCCGACCCCGCTCGACGAGGTCCGCACCGCCATGAGCGTCTTCGACCAGACGCTGTTCGAGATCGTCCCGCAGGTCTACCGCCTGCTCGACGACCGGCTGCAGGGTGACGACGCCGGACGTGCACCGGTGACGGCGCCCGCGTTCGTGCGGTTCGGCACCTGGATCGGTGGCGACCGCGACGGCAACCCGCACGTGACCGCCGACATCACGCGCCAGGCTGCGGAGATCGCTGCCGAGCACATCCTGATCGGGCTCACCCGTGCCACCACCCGCATCGGCAGTGCCTTGACCCTCGACGCGAGCGACACCCCGGCCGACGCCGGGCTCACCGCGCTCGTGGCGGCGCAGGAGTCGCTCGACCCGGGCATCGCCGAGCGCATCGGCGTCCGCGCCCCGAACGAGACGCACCGTCGCGCACTGCTGTTCGTCGCGGCACGCATCGACGCCACCAGGCAGGGCACGACGCCGCTCGCGTACGACGGCCCGGACGCCCTGCTCGCCGACCTCCGCACGATCCAGGCGTCGCTCGTCGCCGCCGGCGCGATCCGGCCGGCGAACGGCGAGCTGCAGAACCTCATCTGGCAGGTCGAGACCTTCGGGTTCCACCTGGCCGAGCTCGAGGTCCGGCAGCACTCGCAGGTGCACCGCACGGCCCTGGCGGAGATCCGGGCCGGTGGCGCGCTGAGCGAGACCACCGAAGAGGTCCTCGCGGTCTTCCGGACCATCGCCGACCTGCAGGACCGCTACGGGGTCCGTGCCGCCAGCCGGTACATCGTGTCCTTCACGCAGTCGGCGGCGGACCTGGCGAACGTGCACGAGCTCGCCGTCGCCGCACTCGGCTCGCCCGAGGCCGCGCCGGTGCTCGACGTCATCCCGTTGTTCGAGACCTTCGCCGACCTGCACGCCAGCGTCGACATCCTCGACGAGGCCGTCCGCACCGAGACGTTCCAGCGTCGCCTGGCCGCGACCGGCCGTCGGCTCGAGGTCATGCTCGGCTACTCGGACTCGTCGAAGGACGTCGGCCCGGTCTCAGCGAACCTGGCGCTCTACGACGCCCAGGCTCGCATCGCCGACTGGGCGCGGGACAACGAGGTCGAGCTCACCCTGTTCCACGGCCGCGGCGGTTCGCTCGGCCGCGGCGGCGGGCCGGCCAACGAGGCCGTCCTCGCGCAGCCGCCGGGATCGATCGACGGTCGCCTGAAGCTCACCGAGCAGGGCGAGGTCATCTTCGCGCAGTACGGCGACCAGGACATCGCGGCCCGTCACCTCGAGCAGATGGCCTCGGCCACCCTGTTCGCGTCGTCGCCGTCCAACGAGGCGCGCACGGCCGCTGCGGCCACCCGGTTCGCCGACCTCGCGCAGCAGCTGGACGACGTCTCGCGCGTCGCGTTCTACGAGCTGGTCAAGGCGGACGGGTTCGCTCCGTGGTTCGCACGGGTCACCCCGATGGAGGAGATCGGGCTGCTCCCGCTCGGCTCCCGCCCGGCCCGCCGCGGGCTGTCGGTCGAGTCGCTCGAGGACCTCCGGGCGATCCCGTGGGTGTTCTCGTGGACCCAGGCGCGGATCAACCTGGCCGGCTGGTACGGGCTCGGCTCCGCGCTCGAGGCGGTCGGTGACGTCGACGTCCTGCGTGCCGCGTACGCCGAGTGGCCGTTGTTCGGCGCCATGATCAAGAACGTCGAGATGTCGCTCGCGAAGACCGACGAGCACATCGCCCGCCGGTACCTCGAGCTCGCCGACCGCGACGACCTCGCCGCCAAGGTGCTCGACGAGATGACGCGGACCCGTGACTGGGTGCTGCGGATCTCGGGTGGCAGCGACGTGCTCGAGGACCGTCCGGTCCTGGCTCGGGCCGTGCGCCTGCGCAGCCCCTACGTCGACGCCCTGTCGCACCTGCAGCTCCGCGCGCTCCGGTCCATCCGGACGACGGGCAGCACCGACCCGACCGACGCCGACCACCGTCTGCTCCTGCTCACCGTGAACGGGATCGCCGCCGGCCTGCAGAACACCGGCTGACGCCGCCGAGGCGGACAGGAGGCCCGTGGCGGTGCCGCCGCGGCCCTCCTGTCCGCCTGAGCGCACCCCGCACCCCCGTCGAATCGATTCGGGTGCGCGTAGCGTGTCGGTCGTGACGACGGAGCGCACCCGGAAGCCGACCACGACCACCCTGCCGCCGATCGTGCCGCTGGCCCTGATCGTCGGGGTGTCGCCGTTCGCCACGGACATGTACATCCCGGCGCTGCCGCAGATCGCCCACGACCTCGGCACGACCCCCGGTGCCGTGCAGCTGTCGCTCACGGCGTTCCTCGTCGCCTTCGCGGTCGGGCAGTTGCTCGTCGGGCCCGTCAGCGACGGGGTCGGTCGGCGGCCGATGCTCGTCGCCGGCACCGCGGTCTTCGCGCTCGCCTCGGTCGGGTGCGCACTCGCGCCGGACGTCGTCACGCTCGTCCTCGCCCGCATCGCCCAGGGGCTCGGCGGAGCGGCCGGAGCGGTCGCCGGCCGGGCGATGGTGTCGGACGTGGCGAGCGGGACCCGGATGGCGAAGGTCTTCGGCACGCTCGCCGCGATCAACGCGATCGGCCCCGTCGTGGCGCCGCTGGCCGGAGGCGCCGTGCTGACCTTCGGCACGTGGCGGATCATGTTCGTCGTGCTCGCGGTGCTCGGCGCGCTGTTCTTCGCGATGGTGGTGCTGCGGTTCCGCGAGACCCTGCCGCCGGAGCGACGCGGGGGCGTGGGCTTCGCCGCGAACGGTCGACGCATCCGCGAACTGCTGGCGATCCCGCGGTTCCGTGCCTACGTGCTGAGCGGGGTGCTCTCCACCGTGGGGTTCTTCGCGTACATCGCGACCAGCTCGTTCGTGTTCCAGACCCAGTTCGGCTTCTCCGAGGGCATGTACACGCTGGTCTTCGCCACGAACGCCTCGATGATGATCGTCACCACGCTGGTGTTCGGTCGGGTCGTCGGACGGTTCTCCGAGGACTCCCTGCTCACCGTCGGACTGCTCGTCGGCACCGCGGGCGCGGCGGCGGTCCTCGTCTCGGCGCTGCTCGGCCTCGGTCCGGTGCCGGTCTGGTGCGCCCTCGCGGTCGTGACGGGCGCGTGGGGCTTCGTCCTGCCCGCGGCGATGACCCGGACGCAGCACGTCGGGGCGGCGCACCCGGGGACGGCGGCGGCCCTGCAGGGCGGCCTGACGTTCGGCATCGGCGGCCTCGGGACACCGCTCGCCGGCGCGCTCGGCGGGACCGCACTGGCGATGGGCGGGGTCATGGCGGCACTCATGGCTGCAGCCGTCGTGGTGCAGGTCACCGCGACGCGTCGGGACCGCAGCGGGACCTGACGCGGCAGAGCCGGTAGGTTGCTGGTTGCAAGGCGCACCGATCAGAGGAGACCACCCGGCATGGACATCGTCGTACACGAAGCGCAGCCCGACACCGCGGTACTCGAGTGCAGCGGGCGCCTCAACATGGTGTCCGCCCCGGCGTTCCGCGAGGCGGTCGCGCAGGTCGTCGACAACGGACGTGCCCGCGTCGTGGTCGAGCTCTCCGGTGTCGAGTTCATGGACTCGTCCGGGCTCGGCGCGCTGGTCGGCAGCCTGAAGACCGCGCGGCAGGCGGGCGGCGACCTCCGCATCGCAGCGCCGTCCGAGCAGGTGCAGATGGTCCTGCAGCTCTCGAACATCGACAAGATCCTCCGCACGTACCCCGACGGGGACGCTGCGGTCACCGACTGGTGATGACCGCCTCGGCCGCCGAGCACACGCTCGCGTTGTCGTGCCCGCCGGACGACGTGTCCGCCGTGCACGAGTTCCTGGCGGGCGTGTGGCAGCACGAACCCTCGGTCTCCGTCGAGGACCGGATGGCCCTCGAGCTCGCGATCGTCGAACTGACCTCGAACGTGATCGAGCACGGGACACGCCCGGAGGGCGTCTCCTGCCGCCTGCGCCTCGAGATCGGAGCAGACCGGTTCGCCGCACTGCTCTCCGACGACGGCGTCGCCGCCACCGTCGACACCGAGTCGGCCGAGTTGCCCGACGGACTCG from Curtobacterium sp. MCJR17_020 includes:
- a CDS encoding biliverdin-producing heme oxygenase: MDTTVIPFSELLRKRTRRSHGSSAGNGFMHDLLGGKCDVADYAALLGQYSFVYDALERAAERMTDHPVAAPFVTSQLTRMPAIRADLEYLIGPDWSELVCPLPATTAYVRRLNEVAAEWPGGFVAHHYTRYLGDLSGGQMIGRMLSDQFGFDTNGVLFYIFDQVADPSAFKDTYRAQLDAAPWTADEQERVIAEVELAYSLNNGLLEGLDARRRPVTDGAGDVAVTA
- a CDS encoding ATP-binding protein, whose product is MTASAAEHTLALSCPPDDVSAVHEFLAGVWQHEPSVSVEDRMALELAIVELTSNVIEHGTRPEGVSCRLRLEIGADRFAALLSDDGVAATVDTESAELPDGLAESGRGLALVRMVVDDLRYERIADENRWTVLRARH
- a CDS encoding STAS domain-containing protein; translation: MDIVVHEAQPDTAVLECSGRLNMVSAPAFREAVAQVVDNGRARVVVELSGVEFMDSSGLGALVGSLKTARQAGGDLRIAAPSEQVQMVLQLSNIDKILRTYPDGDAAVTDW
- a CDS encoding multidrug effflux MFS transporter; the protein is MTTERTRKPTTTTLPPIVPLALIVGVSPFATDMYIPALPQIAHDLGTTPGAVQLSLTAFLVAFAVGQLLVGPVSDGVGRRPMLVAGTAVFALASVGCALAPDVVTLVLARIAQGLGGAAGAVAGRAMVSDVASGTRMAKVFGTLAAINAIGPVVAPLAGGAVLTFGTWRIMFVVLAVLGALFFAMVVLRFRETLPPERRGGVGFAANGRRIRELLAIPRFRAYVLSGVLSTVGFFAYIATSSFVFQTQFGFSEGMYTLVFATNASMMIVTTLVFGRVVGRFSEDSLLTVGLLVGTAGAAAVLVSALLGLGPVPVWCALAVVTGAWGFVLPAAMTRTQHVGAAHPGTAAALQGGLTFGIGGLGTPLAGALGGTALAMGGVMAALMAAAVVVQVTATRRDRSGT
- a CDS encoding DUF2470 domain-containing protein produces the protein MTEPFDDEARRAILRHMNADHAVDNLAIVRANGAATAVAATMTEIDAIAGVWLARLDDGDEEQVIVPWTSPLTDRRSARVQIVEVHSAAQAQLAEPS
- a CDS encoding siderophore-interacting protein; the protein is MSSKPKRPQHVFVVARTERLSPHMVRVHLGGPAFDDFVGTADPDKLAATDKYVKLLLAKPSLGLEPPYDLEELRETLPKQDRPARRTYTVRAVDHSAKTIAVDFVVHGDDGLAGPWAAAAQPGDKLALSGPGGGYAPVDDPDVTHVLLGDDSALPAIGAALESMSDTATGVALVEVAGPADEQDIAHPAGVDLRWLHRDATGAQPGTLLLDAARALPRASRPVQVFAHGERTAMKAIRRLLQDDWGLEKREMSLSAYWALGRGEDQFQEEKREPVGVIFTD
- a CDS encoding phosphoenolpyruvate carboxylase, translating into MTAIDGSARHERARDDVSGAVDSDLRADVRYLGNLLGRVLRENGGDELLRDVESLRAAVIDAYEGDHAEGAARAQTLVSAMSAERAEAVAQAFTTYFHLTNLAEEHHRVRVLRQRGDDGGLAGDSFPATYAELVAEVGEAEAAERLRTLRFHPVLTAHPTEARRRAVTTGVRRITDLIDERDRAKNATARAENERRLLEEITTLLRTSPLRTTRPTPLDEVRTAMSVFDQTLFEIVPQVYRLLDDRLQGDDAGRAPVTAPAFVRFGTWIGGDRDGNPHVTADITRQAAEIAAEHILIGLTRATTRIGSALTLDASDTPADAGLTALVAAQESLDPGIAERIGVRAPNETHRRALLFVAARIDATRQGTTPLAYDGPDALLADLRTIQASLVAAGAIRPANGELQNLIWQVETFGFHLAELEVRQHSQVHRTALAEIRAGGALSETTEEVLAVFRTIADLQDRYGVRAASRYIVSFTQSAADLANVHELAVAALGSPEAAPVLDVIPLFETFADLHASVDILDEAVRTETFQRRLAATGRRLEVMLGYSDSSKDVGPVSANLALYDAQARIADWARDNEVELTLFHGRGGSLGRGGGPANEAVLAQPPGSIDGRLKLTEQGEVIFAQYGDQDIAARHLEQMASATLFASSPSNEARTAAAATRFADLAQQLDDVSRVAFYELVKADGFAPWFARVTPMEEIGLLPLGSRPARRGLSVESLEDLRAIPWVFSWTQARINLAGWYGLGSALEAVGDVDVLRAAYAEWPLFGAMIKNVEMSLAKTDEHIARRYLELADRDDLAAKVLDEMTRTRDWVLRISGGSDVLEDRPVLARAVRLRSPYVDALSHLQLRALRSIRTTGSTDPTDADHRLLLLTVNGIAAGLQNTG